From Pseudomonas arsenicoxydans:
CCAAACCTGCTGCGAACACTGTGCAGGAGGCCACGCCATGAAACGTCTCTATGTGATCGTGTTTCTGGTCATCGCGGCGGCCGCTGCGCTGGGCCTGGCGATCGCCGAGCATTCCGGTTACGTGTTGATCGCCTACAAAACCTTTCGCTATGAATCGAGCCTGTGGGCGACCCTGGCTCTGGTCGCGGTGCTCTGGCTGGTGTTCTGGGGCGTCAAGGCGTTGATCGGCCTGGTGACGACCTCCAGCGGCGTGGTCAATCCCTGGTCGCGGCGTAATCGCAGCCGTCGTGTGCAAGTGGCGATTGAGCACGGCCAGTTGGACTTGGCCGAGGGGCGCTGGGCCAGTGCGCAGCGTCATCTGCATCGCGCCGCCGAAGCCGAGCGCCAACCGCTGCTCTACTACCTCGGCGCGGCGCGTGCTGCCAATGAACAAGGTCTTTACGAGGAAAGCGACAGCTTGCTGGAGCGCGCCCTCGAGCGTCAGCCCCAGGCCGAGCTGGCCATTGCGTTGAGCCATGCCCAGTTGCAGACCGATCGGGGCGACACTGAAGGCGCCCTGGCGACGCTGCAAGCGATGCACGAGCGTCATCCTCATAACGCTCAGACCCTGCGCCAGTTGCAGCGCCTGCACCAGCAGCGCGGCGATTGGTCGGCAGTGATTCGTCTGCTGCCAGAACTGCGCAAGGATAAAGTATTGCCACCTGCCGAACTGACTGAGCTGGAGCGCCGGGCCTGGGGTGAAAACCTTTCTCTGGCGGCGCGTCAGGAAGAGGACGGCACGGTCGGTCTGCAATCGCTTAATCGCGCCTGGCAGCAGCTCACTTCAGCTCAGCGCCAGGAGCCACAACTGGTGCTGGCCTACGCCGAACAGTTGCGGCAGTTGGGCGCACAAGTCGAAGCTGAAGAGGTTCTGCGCACGGCCCTCAAGCGTGATTACAACAGTCACCTGGCGCGTCTCTACGGCCTGGTTCGCGGTAGCGATCCGGCTCGTCAGTTGCACACCGCCGAAGGTTGGCTCAAGGATCACCCCGCAGACGCGAGCCTGTTACTGACCTTGGGTCGCTTGTGTCTGCAAAGCAGTCTGTGGGGCAAGGCGCGTGACTATCTGGAAAGCAGTTTGCGGGTGCAGCGCAATCCCGAGGCGTGTGCCGAACTGGCACGGTTGCTCGCGCAACTGGGCGACACGGAACGCAGCAACCAGTTGTTTCAGGAAGGTCTGGGGCTGCTGGATGAGCGTTTGTTGGCGGCACCGCTGCCAGCTCCCGTTTACGCCTGAATCCGGTCCTCTGTAGCTGCCGCCGTGCGCAGCTGCTACCGGGTCGGGAGCTGATTTTTGAGCCTGTTCTGCGACCCAAAACAGGTTGAATGTTTGGCGCTGTAGTCCCTGAAAGGCATCGTCCTACAGAGGACTACACCAAGTCCTCTAGTTCCTGTCGGGAATTCCCTACACTTTTGGTGAAGTGTCCGTGCTGGCCTGCCTTGAAAGGCTGGCGCGCTTTCCTCTACCGTAACCGCCTGTCTCTACTGTTACGGATAAGCCATGTTTTTGGCCTGCTCACGCTCATTGTTTTTCATGGCTTTCATTGCAGGTGCCCTGGCCTTGGGTGTTTCCTATTACCTGGAATATGCGGTCGGTCTCAAGCCTTGCGGATTGTGCCTTTTGCAGCGGCTTTGCCTGGCATTGTTCGCCGGTGTCTGCCTGGTGGCTTCAGTGCATGGTCCTGGTCGCTTCGGGAATTTCCTCTATTGGCTGCTTGGTCTGTTCTGCAGTCTTGCGGGCACGGTCACAGCGTGGCGGCAGGTTCTATTGCAGAGCGATCCGTCGCATCAGCCTTCGGCCTGTTCGGTCCGTTCTGAGGGGCTGTACGAGGACTTACCGTGGTTGTGCCAAATGACGAAGATGTTCAACGGAGACGCGGATTGCGCAGAAATCTCCTGGACGCTATTCGATTTGAGCCTCCCGGAGTGGAGTCTGCTGCTGTTCATGGCGATGACGATCCTGGGGGTCTATCAGTTGCTGCGCATTGTCTGGCTTGCCTGCAAACGACCGCTCAGCGGCACGTCGTCGCACCGGCCGCCGGCGGGAGATTAAACACTTGTATGAACTTTATCTCCTGCGTACCTTGAAGCCATTGTCGCGCGGGCATAATCTGGCCCGCACGTGTCATTGGAATTATGTTGCTCGATGACGCTCTGCCTGGCCGTTTCTTGATTTCAAGTCTGCGACAGGTGTAGGGCAGCATGACCCACAAGGGAAGAGAGATCACCATGCTCGAAAGTTGTCAGAATGCTCAGGAACGCTGGGGTGGAGTGCATCTGCTGATCGATCGCTGGTTGCAGGAGCGTCACGAACTGGTTCGAGCCTACGATGCTCTCGGTGCCAAGCCAGAGGCTTTGGGCGAAAATCGAAAGCCTTTGCAGGAGTTCTGCGGAGTGCTGGTTGACTACGTGTCTGCGGGGCACTTCGAGATCTACGAACAGCTGACCGGGGAGGCCAAAGCCTTCAACGACAAGCGTGGTCTGGAACTCGCCGAGACCATCTACCCGCGCATCGACGTGATCACCGAGAAGCTGCTCGCGTTCAACGACCTGTGTGATGCAGGCAAATGCGTCGCGGAGAAATTCAAGGAGCTGGGCGGGCTGTTGCACGAGCGCTTCGAGCTGGAAGATTGTCTGATCGAAGTGCTGCACACCGCTCACAAGGAAGAGGACTCGGTCCAGGCCTGAGGTTTTCCCTGCAAGACCATCCCCTCCCAAAGGGAAGCTGAAACGGTGCGCTATGCGCGCCGTTTTTCGTTTCTGGCTATCAGCTCGTAACGCCGCGCAATTCGACTTCAAACACCAGCGGTGTGAACGGCGCGATCAGGTCGCCGGCACCGTCTGCGCCGTAGGCTTGAGACGATGGAATCACCAAGCGCCATTTCGCGCCGACCGGCATGTTTTGCAAGGCGCTGCGCCAGCCACTGATTACGCTGTCGAGACTGAACCATTGCGGCTTGCTGTTCTGGTCGAACACGGTGCCGTCCGGAAGGCGTCCGATATACACCACTTCGACCTTGCCGTTAGGACCCGCCTTGGCGCCAGTGCCCGGCGCCAACTCCGTCAGTAGAATTCCATCCGCCAGTTCGCGAACACCCGGCCTGGCTTTTTCCTCGGCGAGAAAATGCTGCTCCTTTTCAAGTGCAGCTTCACTTTGCGGAACAGAGGACTGCTCGGCGACTTGCGCTTCATGCTCGGCAAGAATCTGTTCGATCTGCTCGTCTTTCAACGCCAGCGGCTTGCCTTGGTAAGCTTGCTGCAAGCCGTCGAGCAGTGCCTGGATCTGCAGATCCGGCACCTCTTGGCGCAAGCGTTCGCCCAGGCTCGCACCCAGGCTGTAAGCGAGATCGTGAGCGTCATTTGCAGTGGTTTTTTCAGCGGCCTGGGCAACGGAAAAAAACACGCACAGCGATAAAAAAAGGTAGCGCGACATGGGCACTCTCCGACCTGAGATGCGGTGGATTATGCCAGTGTGAAAGCGCTCGAAGGTGAACTGGTTTTGCGCAAGTGCAGAAGATTTTCGATTCGTTGCAACGCAGCGCTTTCGATACTGTCAACATGCCCTAGCGGCGGTGTCTGCAGAGGTCTAGTATGAGCCGCACCCACGTCAGCCAGGAGGTAAACCATGTCGGCCACCAAGAAGCCAGTAAATACCCCGTTGCACTTACTCCAACAACTCTCGGGCAGTCTGCTCGAGCATTTGGAAACCGCTTGTTCGCAAGCCTTGGCTGATGCTGAAAAACTGCTCGCCAAATTGGAAAAACAGCGCGGAAAAGCGCAGGAGAAATTGCACAAGTCCCGTACCAAATTGCAGGACGCCGCGGCAGCTGGAAAAGCCAAGGCGCAAACCAAAGCCAAAGGTGCGGTGAAAGAACTTGAGGACTTGCTCGATGCCCTCAAAGATCGTCAATCTGAAACGCGCAGCTACATTCTGCAACTCAAGCGTGATGCTCAAGAAAGCCTGAAACTGGCCCAGGGCGTCGGTCGTGTACAAGAGGCTGTCAGCAAGGCGTTGTCCCTGCGTTCGGCGAAGCCTGCTGCGGCACCTGCCAAGAAAGCTGCTGCCAAACCTGCCGCTGTGAAAGCGCCGGCCAAGCCTGCTGCCAAGGCACCGGTGAAAGCTGCAGCCAAGCTTGCTGCAAAACCGGCGGCGAGAAAACCAGTCGCTGCCAGCGCTGCCAAACCAGCTGCTAAAACATCGGCTGCCAAACCTGCCGCCAAGCCAGTTGCTGCAAAAACAGCTGCCGCTAAACCTGCTGCAAAAACCGCTGCTGCCAAACCGGCTGTGGCGAAAACCGCAGCGGCAAAACCGGCTGCTAAATCGGCCGCAAAGCCAGCCGCTAAAACTGCTGCTGCCAAGCCAGCCGCCAAGCCAGTTGCTGCAAAACCAGCCGCCAAAGCTGCCGCTGCAAAACCAGCTGCTAAAACAGCCGCTGCAAAACCGGCTGCCAAAACTGCCGCTGCAAAACCTGCTGCCAAGCCAGCCGCGGCAAAAACCGCTGCAGCCAAACCGGCTGTAAAAGCTGCGGTAAAACCAGCCGCCGCAAAACCTGCTGCAGCTAAACCCGCCGCTGCGAAGCCAGCTGCTAAAACTGCAGTTGCAAAACCTGCCGTGAAAAAGCCGGTCGCTACTGCCAAGCCCGCCACTGCGCCAGTTGCAAAGCCAGCGACGTCGGCTCCGGCACCTGCTGCATCGGCTGCTCCAGCGCCAGCAGCAACCTCGACAACTACGACTGCGCCAACGCCAGCCGCCCCGTCGAGCACCAGCACCACCCCAACCAGCGCTTCCTAAGTGCCGGTTGCCGCGACGCGCAGCTGATGCAGCGCGTCGCGGTCCAGGTGTGCGGCGCCTGCCGCCACACCTTCCAGCCAGGCCGTTGGATCGGTCGCCTCACACTGCGGCCAACGCTGCGCCAAAAGCTCCAGCCGCGACAACAAAAGCCGTTCGGCTTCGATCTCCAGTGACTTCACTTTATCGCGCAAACCATCCAGCCCGGCGTCCTCGCTCGCGGCGGCTTTCCATTGCTGGCGCAAAGCGCGCAACGGTTGCACGACGTCCGCGTCCCAAGGCCCGGCTATATCGCGAAGCTGCTGCAAGCGTTGTTCGTTACAGGCCACGCCACGTTCTTCCAGCCACAACCCGCACAGCAGCAGGCACACGTTCACCCCCGCCGACTGCAAGTGCAGGCACGAACGTTCAACGCCGGGACGGGCGTAGGTGGTCAGGGAAAAGCTCCACAGGTCAGAGGACATAGTGCTACTCGCGCCAGTTGCGAGCGAAGCTGGTAGACTCCGCCGCCATTATGATTCGACTTCAGAACCTGACTTTACAGCGTGGCCCTCAACGTCTGCTAGAAGACGCTGAGCTGACCCTGCACGCCGGCCACAAAGCCGGCCTCATCGGTGCCAACGGCGCCGGCAAATCGAGCCTGTTCGCCTTGATCCGGGGCGAACTGCACCCGGACTCGGGTGACTGCTTCTTGCCGGCCGACTGGCGCATCGCCCACATGCGCCAGGAAATCGAGACGCTCGAACGCTTGGCGGTCGACTACGTGCTCGATGGCGACCTGCGCCTGCGTGAGGTGCAACGTGACCTCGCTGCGGCCGAAGCTGCGCATGACGGCGCGGCTCAGGCCCGCCTGCACTCGGAACTCGACAGCGCCGACGGTTACACCGCCGATGCCCGTGCCCGCAAGCTGCTGGCCGGCCTCGGGTTCACCAACGAGCAGATGGATCGCCCGGTAGGAGATTTCTCTGGTGGTTGGAGGATGCGTCTGAACCTGGCGCAGGCTTTGATGTGCCCATCGGACTTGTTGCTGCTCGACGAACCGACCAACCACTTGGACCTCGACGCCATCATCTGGCTCGAAGAATGGCTCAAGAGCTACCCCGGCACCTTGCTGCTGATTTCCCACGACCGGGATTTCCTCGATGCCGTGGTCGATCATGTCGCCCATGTCGATCAGCGCAAGATCACCCTGTACCGCGGTGGTTACAGCGCCTTCGAACGTGCGCGTGCCGAACGTCTGGCCCAGCAACAGCAGGCCTACGAGAAGCAACAGGCACAACGTGCGCACATGGAAAGCTACATCGCCCGCTTCAAGGCTCAGGCTACCAAGGCCCGTCAGGCACAGAGCCGGATCAAGGCGCTGGAGCGGATGGAAGAACTGTCTGCCGCCCACGTCGATTCGCCGTTCGACTTCGTCTTCCGCGAATCGCAGAAAATCTCCAGCCCATTGATTGATCTGTCGGACGCTCGTCTGGGTTACGGTGACAAAGCGGTGCTGGAGAAGGTCAAGCTGCAACTGACTCCCGGCGCACGGATCGGCTTGCTCGGGCCAAACGGCGCCGGTAAGTCGACCCTGATCAAAAACCTCGCCGGTGAACTCGAACCGCTGTCCGGTCGCTTGACGCGCGGCGAGAACACCGTCGTGGGCTACTTTGCCCAGCATCAGCTGGACTCTCTGGATTCCAAGGCCAGCCCGTTGCTGCACTTGCAGCGCCTGGCGCCGACCGAACGCGAGCAGACCTTGCGCGACTTCCTCGGCGGTTTCGACTTCCGTGGCGCGCGTATCGATGAACCGGTGCTGAATTTCTCCGGTGGTGAAAAGGCCCGTCTGGCCCTGGCCTTGATTGCCTGGGATCGGCCGAACCTGTTGCTGCTCGACGAACCGACCAACCACCTGGACCTGGAAATGCGCCTGGCGCTGACCATGGCCCTGCAGGAATTCAGTGGCGCGGTATTGGTGGTCTCCCACGATCGTCATCTGCTCAAAAGCACCACCGACAATTTCTACCTGGTGGCCGACGGCAAGGTCGAGGAGTTCGACGGTGACCTGGAAGACTACGCCCGTTGGCTGGTCGACTATCGTCAGCGCAATGCCCCGGTCAGCAACACCCTGGTCAATCCGGACAAGACTGACAAGAAAGCCCAGCGCCAGGCCGCTGCTGCGTTGCGTCAGCAACTGGCACCGCACAAGCGCGAAGCCGACAAGCTTGAAGTCGAGCTGGGCAAGCTGCACGAGAAGCTGGCGAAGATCGACACAAGTCTTGGCGACA
This genomic window contains:
- a CDS encoding heme biosynthesis protein HemY gives rise to the protein MKRLYVIVFLVIAAAAALGLAIAEHSGYVLIAYKTFRYESSLWATLALVAVLWLVFWGVKALIGLVTTSSGVVNPWSRRNRSRRVQVAIEHGQLDLAEGRWASAQRHLHRAAEAERQPLLYYLGAARAANEQGLYEESDSLLERALERQPQAELAIALSHAQLQTDRGDTEGALATLQAMHERHPHNAQTLRQLQRLHQQRGDWSAVIRLLPELRKDKVLPPAELTELERRAWGENLSLAARQEEDGTVGLQSLNRAWQQLTSAQRQEPQLVLAYAEQLRQLGAQVEAEEVLRTALKRDYNSHLARLYGLVRGSDPARQLHTAEGWLKDHPADASLLLTLGRLCLQSSLWGKARDYLESSLRVQRNPEACAELARLLAQLGDTERSNQLFQEGLGLLDERLLAAPLPAPVYA
- a CDS encoding disulfide bond formation protein B, coding for MFLACSRSLFFMAFIAGALALGVSYYLEYAVGLKPCGLCLLQRLCLALFAGVCLVASVHGPGRFGNFLYWLLGLFCSLAGTVTAWRQVLLQSDPSHQPSACSVRSEGLYEDLPWLCQMTKMFNGDADCAEISWTLFDLSLPEWSLLLFMAMTILGVYQLLRIVWLACKRPLSGTSSHRPPAGD
- a CDS encoding Rsd/AlgQ family anti-sigma factor — its product is MLESCQNAQERWGGVHLLIDRWLQERHELVRAYDALGAKPEALGENRKPLQEFCGVLVDYVSAGHFEIYEQLTGEAKAFNDKRGLELAETIYPRIDVITEKLLAFNDLCDAGKCVAEKFKELGGLLHERFELEDCLIEVLHTAHKEEDSVQA
- a CDS encoding FKBP-type peptidyl-prolyl cis-trans isomerase; the protein is MSRYLFLSLCVFFSVAQAAEKTTANDAHDLAYSLGASLGERLRQEVPDLQIQALLDGLQQAYQGKPLALKDEQIEQILAEHEAQVAEQSSVPQSEAALEKEQHFLAEEKARPGVRELADGILLTELAPGTGAKAGPNGKVEVVYIGRLPDGTVFDQNSKPQWFSLDSVISGWRSALQNMPVGAKWRLVIPSSQAYGADGAGDLIAPFTPLVFEVELRGVTS
- a CDS encoding AlgP family protein; this translates as MSATKKPVNTPLHLLQQLSGSLLEHLETACSQALADAEKLLAKLEKQRGKAQEKLHKSRTKLQDAAAAGKAKAQTKAKGAVKELEDLLDALKDRQSETRSYILQLKRDAQESLKLAQGVGRVQEAVSKALSLRSAKPAAAPAKKAAAKPAAVKAPAKPAAKAPVKAAAKLAAKPAARKPVAASAAKPAAKTSAAKPAAKPVAAKTAAAKPAAKTAAAKPAVAKTAAAKPAAKSAAKPAAKTAAAKPAAKPVAAKPAAKAAAAKPAAKTAAAKPAAKTAAAKPAAKPAAAKTAAAKPAVKAAVKPAAAKPAAAKPAAAKPAAKTAVAKPAVKKPVATAKPATAPVAKPATSAPAPAASAAPAPAATSTTTTAPTPAAPSSTSTTPTSAS
- a CDS encoding TIGR02444 family protein, which codes for MSSDLWSFSLTTYARPGVERSCLHLQSAGVNVCLLLCGLWLEERGVACNEQRLQQLRDIAGPWDADVVQPLRALRQQWKAAASEDAGLDGLRDKVKSLEIEAERLLLSRLELLAQRWPQCEATDPTAWLEGVAAGAAHLDRDALHQLRVAATGT
- a CDS encoding ATP-binding cassette domain-containing protein — its product is MIRLQNLTLQRGPQRLLEDAELTLHAGHKAGLIGANGAGKSSLFALIRGELHPDSGDCFLPADWRIAHMRQEIETLERLAVDYVLDGDLRLREVQRDLAAAEAAHDGAAQARLHSELDSADGYTADARARKLLAGLGFTNEQMDRPVGDFSGGWRMRLNLAQALMCPSDLLLLDEPTNHLDLDAIIWLEEWLKSYPGTLLLISHDRDFLDAVVDHVAHVDQRKITLYRGGYSAFERARAERLAQQQQAYEKQQAQRAHMESYIARFKAQATKARQAQSRIKALERMEELSAAHVDSPFDFVFRESQKISSPLIDLSDARLGYGDKAVLEKVKLQLTPGARIGLLGPNGAGKSTLIKNLAGELEPLSGRLTRGENTVVGYFAQHQLDSLDSKASPLLHLQRLAPTEREQTLRDFLGGFDFRGARIDEPVLNFSGGEKARLALALIAWDRPNLLLLDEPTNHLDLEMRLALTMALQEFSGAVLVVSHDRHLLKSTTDNFYLVADGKVEEFDGDLEDYARWLVDYRQRNAPVSNTLVNPDKTDKKAQRQAAAALRQQLAPHKREADKLEVELGKLHEKLAKIDTSLGDSDIYEPARKNDLRDLLAEQAKLKVREAELEEAWMEALEVLESMQAELEALS